The following coding sequences are from one Salvia hispanica cultivar TCC Black 2014 chromosome 3, UniMelb_Shisp_WGS_1.0, whole genome shotgun sequence window:
- the LOC125209784 gene encoding protein NRT1/ PTR FAMILY 8.2-like — protein sequence MAIAVGFFFSGTHLYRNHKPGGSPLTRIGQVLVASFRKYHVEVPADEEWLYETADAELAISGSHKLEHTNDLRFFDKAAVKMESDHRNGSLDSWRLCTVTQVEELKAIIRLLPVWATGIIFATVYSQMSTLFVLQGLTMHTKIGNRGFDIPEASLSIFDTLSVLFWVPVYDRLIVPAARRLTGHKNGITLLQRMGIGLFISVFSMISAGILELRRLRYVERHNYYEVKKIDMSIFWQVPQYFIIGCAEVFFFVGNLEFFYDQAPNPLKSLSSALQLTTISLGSYLSTLLVTIVTKISTRHGELGWIPNNLNYGHLHYFYWLLAGLSALNLLVFVMVAKWYVYKKPLRR from the exons ATGGCAATAGCtgttggtttttttttctcaggCACTCATCTGTACCGTAATCACAAACCCGGGGGAAGCCCTCTCACGCGCATCGGCCAAGTACTGGTTGCATCTTTCAGGAAGTATCATGTTGAAGTTCCTGCTGATGAGGAGTGGTTGTATGAAACAGCTGATGCTGAGCTTGCAATCAGTGGAAGCCACAAGCTCGAGCACACCAACGATCTTCG ATTCTTCGACAAGGCTGCAGTGAAGATGGAATCGGACCACAGAAATGGCTCGCTGGATTCGTGGAGGCTTTGCACAGTGACACAAGTGGAGGAGCTTAAGGCCATCATACGACTTCTTCCAGTATGGGCGACCGGGATCATCTTTGCCACAGTATATTCCCAAATGAGCACTTTGTTTGTGTTGCAAGGACTAACAATGCATACAAAGATAGGGAACAGGGGCTTTGATATCCCGGAAGCGTCTCTGAGCATCTTCGACACCCTCAGCGTGCTTTTCTGGGTCCCTGTATACGACAGGCTCATCGTCCCTGCTGCCAGAAGGCTCACCGGGCACAAGAATGGGATCACTCTGCTCCAAAGAATGGGGATCGGCCTCTTCATCTCCGTCTTCTCCATGATCTCAGCTGGGATTCTTGAGCTCAGAAGGTTAAGGTATGTCGAGAGGCACAACTACTACGAGGTGAAGAAGATAGACATGTCGATTTTCTGGCAGGTTCCTCAATATTTCATCATAGGATGTGCAGAAGTGTTTTTCTTTGTAGGAAATCTCGAGTTCTTCTATGACCAAGCACCCAATCCTTTGAAAAGCTTGTCCTCTGCCCTTCAGCTCACAACTATATCTCTCGGTAGCTATTTGAGCACTCTCCTGGTGACTATTGTGACCAAAATCAGCACGCGCCACGGGGAGCTCGGGTGGATACCGAACAATCTCAACTACGGCCACCTCCACTACTTCTACTGGCTCCTGGCCGGACTGAGTGCGCTCAATCTGCTAGTCTTCGTTATGGTCGCCAAGTGGTACGTGTACAAGAAGCCGCTTCGTCGTTGA
- the LOC125215751 gene encoding protein NRT1/ PTR FAMILY 8.1-like — protein MAEEDDNYTKDGTVDYKGRPANRKKTGKWRACPFIVGCECCERLAYYGMSSNLFLYFTNQLNEHNAAASKNLSNWAGTCYVMPLVGAFIADSYLGRYWTIATFSIIYVIGMTLLTLSASVRGLRPTCQKKDKCHATWSQTAVCFVALYLVALGTGGIKPCVSSYGADQFDDADEDEKLHKASFFNWFYLSINIGALTAGTLLVWVQVNVGWGLGFGIPTVAMGGAVVLFFAGTRLYRYRKPGDSPLTRMCQVVVAAVRKRNVPLPDDISLLYETSDADSVIVGSRKLEHTNELRYFDKAAVEIESDHVRDSTNPWSLCTVTQVEELKGIFRLLPVCATGIMFSTVYGQMGNLFVLQAVYMDAKLTQRFAIPEASLSIFDTLSVIFWVPVYDRLVVPAARRLTGCPTGITQLQRIGVGLFVSVFAMVAAAVLEIYRLREVVRHGPGTMSIFWQVPQYFIIGCAEVFANIGQMEFFYGQAPDSMRSLCAALSLATTALGSYLSAALVEAVTVASARGGAPGWIPDDLNRGNLHYFFFLLALLSVVNLVVFVFVARRYTY, from the exons GATGTGAATGTTGTGAGCGATTAGCCTACTACGGAATGAGCAGCAATCTCTTCCTCTATTTCACCAACCAACTCAATGAACACAACGCCGCCGCCTCCAAAAACCTTTCTAATTGGGCGGGAACTTGCTACGTCATGCCGTTGGTCGGGGCGTTCATAGCCGATTCGTATCTTGGCCGATACTGGACCATTGCCACCTTCTCCATCATCTACGTCATC GGAATGACACTTTTGACCCTATCGGCCTCTGTCCGCGGACTGAGGCCCACGTGTCAGAAGAAAGACAAGTGCCATGCCACATGGTCGCAGACTGCGGTCTGCTTCGTGGCATTGTACTTGGTGGCACTGGGGACCGGTGGGATCAAGCCGTGTGTGTCGTCGTACGGTGCGGATCAGTTTGACGACGCCGATGAAGACGAGAAACTTCACAAGGCCTCGTTCTTCAATTGGTTCTATTTGTCGATCAATATCGGCGCGTTGACCGCGGGAACACTCCTTGTTTGGGTACAAGTGAATGTCGGTTGGGGGTTAGGGTTCGGTATTCCAACCGTGGCGATGGGAGGCGCCGTTGTGTTATTCTTCGCTGGTACTCGATTGTACCGGTACCGAAAGCCCGGCGACAGCCCCCTAACACGTATGTGCCAGGTGGTGGTGGCTGCCGTGAGGAAACGTAATGTTCCATTGCCTGATGACATATCTCTTCTCTACGAGACATCCGATGCGGACTCGGTCATAGTAGGTAGCCGTAAACTCGAGCACACCAACGAGTTACG TTACTTTGACAAGGCAGCGGTGGAGATCGAATCCGATCACGTCAGAGACTCCACAAACCCATGGAGTCTCTGCACGGTGACGCAAGTCGAGGAGCTGAAGGGAATATTCCGTCTGCTCCCCGTGTGCGCCACCGGAATAATGTTCAGCACCGTGTACGGGCAGATGGGCAACCTCTTCGTCCTCCAAGCCGTCTACATGGACGCGAAGCTCACCCAGCGCTTCGCCATCCCGGAGGCCTCCCTCTCGATCTTCGACACCCTCAGCGTCATCTTCTGGGTCCCGGTCTACGACCGCCTCGTCGTCCCGGCCGCCCGGCGCCTGACCGGCTGCCCCACCGGGATCACCCAGCTCCAGCGCATCGGCGTCGGCCTCTTCGTCTCCGTCTTCGCCATGGTCGCCGCGGCCGTCCTCGAGATCTACCGCCTCCGGGAGGTGGTGCGCCACGGCCCGGGGACGATGTCGATATTCTGGCAGGTGCCGCAGTACTTCATCATCGGGTGCGCGGAGGTGTTCGCGAACATCGGGCAGATGGAGTTCTTCTACGGGCAGGCACCCGACTCCATGCGGAGCCTGTGCGCGGCGCTGTCGCTCGCCACCACCGCGCTTGGGAGCTACCTGAGCGCGGCGCTGGTGGAGGCCGTGACGGTGGCCAGCGCAAGGGGTGGGGCCCCTGGGTGGATACCGGATGACTTGAACCGTGGGAATTTGcattatttcttctttctcttggcTCTTTTGAGTGTGGTGAATTTGGTggtgtttgtttttgttgctAGGAGGTATACTTACTAG